The genomic stretch TGACCAAGTAGTGAAGACAGGTTTAATCAACTTGATTCAATGGACGGCTCTGTTAAGCGTCAACTTAGGAATTGTCAATCTCGTACCGCTGCCTGCGCTTGATGGAGGACGACTCCTATTCATCGGTGTAGAAGCGTTGCGCGGTAAACCAGTTGAACCGCAGAAAGAAGCGGTAGTGCATTTTATTGGATTTGCACTGCTGATGCTTTTAATGATTGTGGTCACTTGGAATGATATACAGCGGTTATTTTTATGATGCAGAGGTGGAAGAATGCGACAAAGTAAAACATTTATACCAACATTAAGAGAAGTTCCGGCTGATGCGGAAGCTATCAGCCATCAGCTTCTCGTTAAAGGCGGCTATATCCGTCAGACAGCCTCCGGAATATACAGCTACCTGCCGCTAGGTACGAAAGTGCTGCGTAAAGTGGAAGCCATCATTCGGGAAGAAATGAATCGATCAGGAGCAAGTGAGATGCTGATGCCGGCATTGCAGCCAGCAGAACTTTGGCAGGAAACAGGACGCTGGAAGGTGTACGGACCGGAACTAATGCGCATGCATGACCGAAATAACAGGCAGTTTGCGCTCGGACCGACACATGAGGAAGTCACAACTAGCTTAGTGCGTGATGAGCTGAACAGTTACAAAAAACTTCCGCTTACAGTTTACCAAATCCAAACAAAGTTCCGTGACGAACAGCGTCCGCGTTTTGGATTGCTTCGCGGCCGTGAATTTATCATGAAGGATGCTTATTCTTTCCATGCTGATTACGAAAGCCTGGATGAAGCTTATCAAACAATGTCTAATGCTTATCATCGCATCTTCAATCGTGTAGGGTTGAATTTCCGGGCAGTTGTTGCGGATTCTGGTGCTATGGGCGGAAAAGATACACATGAATTCATGGCGCTTGCATCTGTTGGGGAAGACACAATCGCCTTTAGTGATACGTCTGATTATGCTGCCAATATTGAAATGGCTGAAGTGCTTGATCAAGGGCATAAACCGGAAACAGAAGCGCTGCCTTTAGAAAAGGTAGAAACACCAAATGTAAAAACAATGCAGCAAGCTGCCGATTTTCTTGGGCATACATTAGAAGAAGGCTTAAAAGCCGTTGTCTTCAAAGTGGATGAACAGCTTGTCATGGTTATCGCTCGCGGCGACCATGATATTAATGATATTAAGGTGAAAAACCTGTATCAGGCGCAAATGGTTGAGCTTGCGGATGAAGCAGAAGTAAAAGAAATACTTGGCGCAGGTTTTGGATCGCTTGGACCAATTCATGTACCAGAAGCAATAGATGTTATTGCGGACAACAGTGTGAAGTATGTTGCGAACGTTTCATGCGGAGCCAATGAAGATGGCTACCATTTTAAAAACGTAAATCCAGAGCGTGACTTCCAAGTGAAGCAATATGCGGATCTGCGTTTCATCCAAGCTGGAGACGCTTCACCAGACGGTCAAGGCACTATCCAGTTTGCAGAAGGAATTGAAATTGGACAAGTGTTCAAACTTGGCGAATTTTATGCAGATAAAATGCAGGCGAAATTCCTTGATGAACAAGGAAAAGCACAGAACCTTATTATGGGTTGCTACGGAATCGGTGTTTCCCGTACACTTGCAGCAGCTGTTGAACAGCACAGCAAGGATGGAGCCGTTGTATGGCCGAAAGCAATCAGTCCATTCCAAGTACACCTGATCAGCTTGAATCCGAAAAAAGACGAACAGCGTGAGCTGGCAGACCGTCTTTATGAAAGATTACTTGAAGCTGGCGTCGATGTGTTGTACGATGATCGTAAGGAACGCGCCGGTGTCAAATTCGCTGATAGTGATTTGATTGGTATTCCAGTTCGCGTTACAGTAGGTAAACTAGCTGCAAGTGGCGAAGTGGAAGTGAAGTTCCGTGATACAGAACAAGAAGCAGTTTCACATGAAAATAATTTGCTAGATCAATTAGCTGCTTATCTATAAAAAGTACAAGCCCTTGTCAATTATTGACAGGGGCTTTCGTAAGACCGCATTTTAGTAGCGGGGGAGGAGAAGGTCAATATGAGTCTTACCAGCAATCAAAAAATGGACATGCTGCTAGATCAAATCCAGCTTGATGAAGAAACCATCACAGCTCATTTTAAAGAAAGTCAGCTGGAAAAATTGGAAGTTGATCCAAAGTCAAAAACATGGCATTTCCATTTTAAGCTGGCGAATCTGCTGCCACCAACTATATATAAGATTTTCACGACAAAACTGACTGATGCATTCGCGCATATCGCGGCGGTCAATTGGTCGATTACATGTGTCTCTAATACACTAGAGTCAGCTCATATTGCTGACTATTGGCAGGATTTTGTACTTACCTATCCGCAAATGTCACCAGCGTATAAGGATTTAGTCCAGACACAAGCGCCAGTAGTTAACGGTAATAAGATTATGTTAACTGCGAGAAATCAGGCAGAAGCAAGTGCACTGAAAAAACGCCTTGAACCTGCCTTTCAAACGTACTGTCAACGAATTGGCGCTAGTGTATATATGCTGACCGTCACTGTACAAGAGCAAAACATGGAAGAAATAACGAAATTCCGAGAACAAAAAGCTCTGGAAGACAGCTTGCTTGTACAAAAGGCGATGAAGGATCAAGAAGAACGTGCGAAGAAACAAGACGATGTTCCGCAAGGCCCGGTTATGATTGGATATGCGATAAATGATGAACTAACATCGATGCGTGATATACAAGATGAAGAACGGCGCATGGCTGTACAAGGGTATGTATTTGATGTAGATATTCGCGAATTGCGTTCCGGACGACACTTGCTTATTGCCAAAGTGACAGATTACACGGATAGCTTCCAAATCAAAATGTTCTCTAAAGGCAATAATGAAGACGCAGATCGATTCAAACAGCTCAAAAAAGGCATGTGGATCAAAGCACGCGGAAGTATTCAAACAGACACCTTCACCAATGAATTAACAATGATGGCAAATGATATCAATGAAGTCACTGTTCGTTTGCGTGAAGACAAAGCAGCAGCAGGAGAGAAGCGTGTGGAACTGCATACGCACACATTAATGAGTCAAATGGATGCTGTTACTTCTGCTAGCAGACTGATCGAGACAGCAGCCAGATTTGGTCACGATAGTGTTGCTATCACTGATCATGCTGTTGTACAAAGCTATCCGGAAGCGTATGCTGCCGGCAAAAAGAATAATATTAAAGTGATTTACGGCATGGAGGCCAATCTTGTCGATGATGGGGTTCCTATTGCATATAACACAAAAGACGCTAATTTAGAACAAGCAACGTATATTGTATTTGACGTGGAAACCACTGGTTTGTCAGCTTCTTATGACAAAATTATCGAATTAGCAGGTGTGAAATTCCGCGACGGAGAGATTGTAGACAGATTCGAGCGGTTTGCGAATCCACATCAAAAACTAAGCCAGACAATTATTGACCTGACTGGTATAACAGATGATATGCTCGTTGATGCTCCTGAAATTGATGAAGTTCTGCAAGATTTTCATACGTGGATGGGTGACGATATATTAGTTGCCCATAATGCTAGCTTTGATATGGGGTTCTTAAATCAAGGATTTAAACGAATCGACTTGCCAAAAGCAGAAAATGGTGTCATTGATACGCTCGAATTAGCTCGATTTCTATTCCCGCAGCTGAAGAATCACAGATTGAATACGTTATGTAAGTTCTTAGATATTGAACTGACACAGCATCACCGGGCGATTTATGATACAGAAGCGACAGGGTATTTGCTGTGGCGCTTGCTGAAGGAAGCGTTCAAACAAGAGATTATGAATCACAACCAGCTGAACGATTATATGGGTCAAGGAAATGCATATCAGCGTTCCCGTCCGTACCATTGCACCATTTATGTACAAAATGAGGTCGGCTTGAAAAACATGTACAAACTTGTGAGCATGTCGCATGTCGATTATTTCTATCGTGTGCCGCGTATTCCGCGCTCTAAGCTGGTACAGCATCGAGAAGGTTTAATCATTAGTTCCGGCTGTGATAAAGGCGAAGTGTTTGAAGCGATGATGCAAAAATCTAAGGAAGAAGCAGCAGAAGCAGCAGCTTTCTATGATGTGATTGAGGTTCAGCCGCCGTCCAATTATTATCATTTAATTGAGAAAGAGCTTGTGCAGAACGAAGCACATCTTTACGATATCATGCGCAATCTTGTTGAATTGGGCGATGAGTTAGACAAGCCAGTAATTGCAACAGGAAATGTGCATTATATAGAAGAACACGAAAAACAGTACCGAAATATCTTAATTAAATCTCAAAATGGTAACCCGCTCAGCAGACAGACTTTACCGGATGTACATTTCCGCACTACACCAGAAATGCTGGAAAGCTTTCATTTCCTTCCATTTGAAAAAGCAAAAGAAATCGTTGTAACGAACACACAGAAAGTTTCGGCAATGATGGAAGATGTGAAACCGGTAAAAGAAGATCTGTATACACCGAATATCGATGGTGCAGAGGATGAAATGCGCCAGATGAGTTATGACCGTGCAAAAAGTATCTATGGAGATACACTTCCGGACATCGTTGAAAAACGAATTGAGAAGGAATTGAAAAGTATTATTGGTCATGGTTTTGCTGTTATTTATTTAATTTCACATAAGCTCGTGAAAAAATCACTTGAAGATGGCTATCTTGTCGGCTCGCGTGGTTCTGTCGGCTCATCTTTGGTTGCAACGCTTACTGATATAACCGAAGTTAACCCGCTGCCGCCGCATTATGTGTGCCCAAGCTGCAAATTTAACGAGTTCTTTGATGATGGATCTGTAGCGAGCGGCTATGATTTGCCGGAAAAAGCTTGTCCTTCTTGCGGGGAATCACTCAATCGAGATGGCCAGGATATACCGTTTGAAACCTTCCTTGGATTTAAAGGTGATAAGGTTCCCGATATTGATTTGAACTTCTCAGGTACGTATCAGCCGCAAGCACATAACTATACAAAAGTATTATTCGGTGAGGACAAAGTGTATCGTGCCGGTACAATCGGTACGGTAGCTGAAAAGACGGCTTATGGTTATGTAAAAGGTTATGCGAGTGATAATCAGCTGCATATCCGAAATGCAGAAGTTGATCGCCTTGTGCAAGGCTGTACCGGTGTTAAAAGAACGTCAGGTCAGCATCCTGGGGGTATAATTGTTGTACCTGATGACCAAGATATATATGATTTCACACCGATTCAGTATCCGGCGGATGATCGGAACTCGGAATGGCGGACGACACACTTCGACTTCCACTCCATCCATGATAATCTGCTGAAGCTGGATATACTCGGACACGATGATCCGACCGTGATTCGTATGCTGCAGGATTTATCTGGTATTGATCCGAAAACAATACCGACAAATGATCCGGAGGTAATGAAAATCTTTTCCGGACCAGAGGCTTTAGGTGTAACGGCAGAACAAATAATGTGTAAAACAGGAACGCTTGGCGTGCCGGAATTTGGTACCCGATTTGTTCGGCAGATGCTAGAAGATACAAACCCTTCCACCTTTGCAGAACTTGTTCAGATATCTGGTTTGTCACATGGTACCGACGTATGGTTAGGCAACGCACAGGAACTAATTAATAAAGGTATTTGTACGCTGCCAGAGGTAATCGGCTGCCGTGATGACATCATGGTATATTTGATGCACAAAGGGCTGGATTCCTCGCTTGCATTTAAGATTATGGAGTTTGTTCGTAAAGGAAAAGGGCTGCAAGATGAATGGATCGAAGAAATGAAAAAGAATAATGTACCAGATTGGTACATTGATTCCTGTTTAAAGATCAAGTACATGTTCCCGAAAGCACACGCCGCGGCGTATGTGCTTATGGCAGTACGGATTGCCTATTTTAAAGTCCATCATCCGATACTTTTCTATGCAGCATACTTTAGTGTACGCGCCAGTGATTTTGAATTAGACACGATGGTCAAAGGTTCGGATGCTATTCGTCAGCGTATTAATGAAATTAATCAAAAAGGCAATGATGCTTCTCCAAAAGAGAAGAGTCTTGTTACGGTATTGGAATTGTCACTTGAGATGTGCGAACGCGGCTTCCATTTCCAAAAGGTAGACTTGTACAAATCCAGTGCCACTGATTTCCTTGTTGATGGAAACAGTCTTATTCCTCCATTCAATGCAATTGATGGGCTGGGCACAAACGCCGCTCTTAATATTGTAAAAGTGCGGGAAGATGGTGAGTTCTTGTCGAAGGAAGACTTGCGTGAACGCAGCAGAATCAGTAAAACCGTGTTGGAGTATATGGATCAGCATGGCTGTCTGGAAGGCATGGCAGACCAGAACCAGCTTTCGCTATTCTAATAGGATTCTTGCCTAAACAAGAAACTTGTGGTATATTATCCAATAGCGGTATTGATACGAACCAGATCAAGAGTGGGATTACCCACTCTTTTTCATACCCATGGATTCGGCATCATTTGTACGGGGAGCGCCTCTTCGTTGTTTTGTAGCAAAATGCACATGATAAACATTGTTCCCTTGCTTCCTTTTCGGGCAAGGGTTTTCTATTGATGAGAGGCACACCCCACCCATTCGAAGTAATAAATGTCTGAAAGCGTGCAGTAAAGGAGGAAGCATTTTGGCAGCCAATATAACGGAAGTTACGGAAAATTATCTACAACCGATCGTGGAAGAGCTGCAGCTTGAGTTAGTCGATGTGGAATTCGTGAAAGAAGGAAAGAACTGGTTTTTGCGAGTGTATGTCGACAAAACAGAAGGCATCGATATCGAGGAATGCGCAGTAGTTTCAGAAAAATTAAGCGCCATTCTAGATGAAAATGATCCGGTTGATTTCCCATACTTTTTGGAGGTTTCTTCTCCAGGAGCGGAAAGACCGCTTAAAACAAAACAAGCAATTACAAAAAACATCGGCAAAAATGTATATGTAAAACTATATGAGCCGATTGATAACGAGAAAGAGTACGAAGGTACATTGAAAGCGTTCGAAGACGACGTTCTGACTTTAGAAGTCATGGTCAAAGCGAGAAAGAAGGAAGTGGCACTTCCTTACGAAAAAATCGCCAAGGCACGTCTGGCTGTAACGTTTAACTAAAGGGGGATATACGAGTGAGCAGCGAGCTTTTTGATGCCATTAATTATTTGGAGAAAGAGAAGGGGATTAATAAAGACGTCCTGATTGAAGCGCTGGAAGCAGCCTTGATCTCCGCTTATAAAAAGAATTTCAAATCTGCTACAAATGTACGTGTTGATTTGAATGAAACTACTGGTTCTATGAAAGTCTTTGCGCGCAAGGATGTTGTCGAAGAAGTCGAGGACAGCCAGCTGCAGATGACATTAGATGAAGCTCGTGCCGTTTCCGGTACATACGATATCGGTGACGTTGTTGAGATCGAAGTAACACCAAAAGACTTCGGACGAATTGCAGCGCAAGCAGCTAAACAAGTGGTAACACAGCGTGTGCGTGAAGCAGAACGCGGCGTCATCTTCAGTGAATATGCAGATCGTGAAGAAGATGTTATGACGGGAATTGTTTCCCGAAATGATCCGCGATTCATCTATGTAGATTTAGGCAAGATTGAAGCGAAATTGCCTGAGAGCGAACAGATGACGACGGAAAAATACGATATTCATGACCGCTTAAAGGTATTTGTAACAAAAGTGGAGAACACGAACAAGGGACCAAGTATCTTTGTGTCACGGACACACCCGGGTCTTTTGAAGCGATTGTTTGAAATGGAAGTGCCGGAGATTTATGATGGTACTGTGGAGATTCGCTCCGTAGCTCGAGAAGCTGGTGACCGTTCCAAGATTTCTGTCTATGCATCTCAGCCGGAAGTTGATCCAGTCGGTTCTTGCGTTGGCCAGCGAGGTCAGCGTGTACAAGCAATTGTAAATGAACTAAAAGGCGAAAAAATTGATATTGTCGAGTGGTCTGAAGATCCAGTCGAGTATGTATCCAATGCATTAAGCCCTTCTAAAGTTATCCAAGTATTAGTGGATGAAGAAGAAAAAGCGACGACGGTCATCGTACCAGATTATCAGCTTAGCCTGGCAATCGGTAAACGCGGTCAGAACGCCCGTCTGGCAGCAAAGCTGACTGGATGGAAAATCGATATTAAATCCGAGACAGAAGCTCGGGACCTCGGGATTTTGACAGTACAAGATACCGAAGCAGATGACTTCGATGACTTTGACGAAGACACATATTGATAAGGGGCGCTGTATATGAAACAAAAGAAGGTTCCGCTTCGAAAATGTGTGGTTTCTAATGAAATGAAGCCGAAACAGGAATTGATCCGTATCGTCCGCAACAAAGAAGGCGAAGTATTCGTGGACGACACAGGCAAGAAGAACGGTCGCGGTGCGTATGTATCCAAGGATGCATTGATCATTGAAAAAGCGAAGAAACAAGACACGCTGGCGCGCCATCTAAATACACAGATCGATGATTCTATTTATGAAGAGCTTGAGCGAATCGCGAAAGGTCAGCAATCATGAGTAAAAATTATTTGAATTTGTTAGGGCTGGCTGTGCGTGCCGGACAGTGCACCTTTGGAGAAGAAGCCATTGTCCGTGATGTACAGCGACAGAATGCAAAGCTAGTAATAGCTGCCAGTGATATCGGTCCCCAAACCTTAAAGAAACTTCGCAACAAGACCGATTTTTACAACATTGCCTTTCTTCAGGTGGAGGAGGACCGGGAGCAATTATCACAAGCGGTTGGTAAATCCGGCAGAGTCGCAATTGCCGTCTTAGACAAAGGCTTTGCAGACAAATTGAAATCTTTGCTCACTGAATCCACTCGGAGGTGAACGTATGTCAAAGATTCGTGTTTATGAATACGCAAAAGAAAAGAACGTTTCAAGTAAAGATATTATTAATAAGTTAAAAGATATGAATGTTGAAGTGTCCAATCATATGTCGATGATTAACGATGCAGCAAAAGATAAATTGGACAAAAGCTTCACAGCAAAAAGCGCGGGTAGCGAGAAAGTAGCGATTAAAACGGGGAACTCAGCAAACACATCCAACTCAGCAAATAATGGTCAAAACAATAAGCCAAAAGGCAAAAGTGGCGGCGGACAAAACCGCAGCCAACAGCGAGGCGGCAACAGCCGACCTGGCAAAGGCGGACAAAATCGACGCGGCGGCCGCAACAACAACCGCAGCCAGAAACCGCAGCAGAAGCGTCCAGCAATGCCGACTCCAGACAAAATTACCTTCAAAGGGTCTTTGGCTGTCAGCGAATTGGCAGCGAAGCTTCACCGGGAGTCCACAGAAATTATCAAGAAACTCTTCTTGCAAGGTGTTATGGCTACGAAGAACCAAGAGCTTGATAAAGATGCAATTGAATTAATTTGTGCAGAGTATGACGTAGAAGTAGTAGAAGAAGTAGACGTCGATGTTACAGACCTTGACAACTACAAAATTGAAGACAAAGAAGATGACCTTCAAGAGCGTCCTGCGGTTGTTACGATTATGGGGCACGTTGACCATGGTAAAACAACATTGCTTGATTCCATTAGAGATACAAAAGTTACTGAAGGCGAAGCAGGCGGTATTACACAGCATATTGGTGCTTATCAGATTGAAGAAAATGGCAAGAAAATTACGTTCCTTGATACTCCAGGTCACGCAGCGTTCACAAGCATGCGTTCTCGTGGTGCGCAGGTAACGGATATTGCTATTCTTGTTGTTGCTGCTGACGATGGTGTTATGCCGCAGACAGTAGAAGCAATCAACCATGCCAAAGCAGCAGAAGTACCAATTATCATCGCTGTAAATAAAATCGACTTAGAAGGTGCCAATCCGGACCGCGTTATGCAGGAACTGACTGAGCATGGCTTAATTCCGGAAGATTGGGGCGGGGATACCATCTTCGTTCAGCTTTCTGCGAAGAAACGTGAAGGTATTGACGATCTTCTTGAGATGATTTTGCTTGTTACGGAAGTAGAAGAATTGAAAGCTAATCCAAATCGTCCTGCTGAAGGTACAGTTATTGAAGCACAGCTTGATAAAGGCCGCGGACCTGTAGCAACATTGCTTGTACAAAACGGTACAATGCATGTTGGGGACAGCATCGTAGTTGGTCACTCTTACGGCCGTGTCCGTGCTATGGTAAACGATTTAGGACGCCGAGTGAAGACAGCAGCTCCTTCTACACCTGTTGAGATCACTGGCTTGAACTCGGTACCAAATGCCGGTGACCAGTTTATGGTGTTCAAAGACGAGAAACAAGCTCGTCAAGTTGGGGAAGCAAAACAGCAAAGACAAGTAGAAGAGAACCGTTCTACTGGTGCTCGTGTAAGTCTTGATGATCTGTTTAACCAGATTAAACAAGGTGAAGTGAAGGATATCAATCTAATCGTGAAAGCAGACGTACATGGTTCTGTAGAAGCGATGGCTGCATCACTAGAGAAAATTGAAGTGGAAGGCGTTAAAGTACGTATCATCCACACTGGTGTAGGTGCGATTACGGAATCCGATGTTATTCTGGCATCTGCTTCTAATGCTATCATC from Terribacillus sp. DMT04 encodes the following:
- a CDS encoding proline--tRNA ligase, giving the protein MRQSKTFIPTLREVPADAEAISHQLLVKGGYIRQTASGIYSYLPLGTKVLRKVEAIIREEMNRSGASEMLMPALQPAELWQETGRWKVYGPELMRMHDRNNRQFALGPTHEEVTTSLVRDELNSYKKLPLTVYQIQTKFRDEQRPRFGLLRGREFIMKDAYSFHADYESLDEAYQTMSNAYHRIFNRVGLNFRAVVADSGAMGGKDTHEFMALASVGEDTIAFSDTSDYAANIEMAEVLDQGHKPETEALPLEKVETPNVKTMQQAADFLGHTLEEGLKAVVFKVDEQLVMVIARGDHDINDIKVKNLYQAQMVELADEAEVKEILGAGFGSLGPIHVPEAIDVIADNSVKYVANVSCGANEDGYHFKNVNPERDFQVKQYADLRFIQAGDASPDGQGTIQFAEGIEIGQVFKLGEFYADKMQAKFLDEQGKAQNLIMGCYGIGVSRTLAAAVEQHSKDGAVVWPKAISPFQVHLISLNPKKDEQRELADRLYERLLEAGVDVLYDDRKERAGVKFADSDLIGIPVRVTVGKLAASGEVEVKFRDTEQEAVSHENNLLDQLAAYL
- a CDS encoding PolC-type DNA polymerase III — encoded protein: MSLTSNQKMDMLLDQIQLDEETITAHFKESQLEKLEVDPKSKTWHFHFKLANLLPPTIYKIFTTKLTDAFAHIAAVNWSITCVSNTLESAHIADYWQDFVLTYPQMSPAYKDLVQTQAPVVNGNKIMLTARNQAEASALKKRLEPAFQTYCQRIGASVYMLTVTVQEQNMEEITKFREQKALEDSLLVQKAMKDQEERAKKQDDVPQGPVMIGYAINDELTSMRDIQDEERRMAVQGYVFDVDIRELRSGRHLLIAKVTDYTDSFQIKMFSKGNNEDADRFKQLKKGMWIKARGSIQTDTFTNELTMMANDINEVTVRLREDKAAAGEKRVELHTHTLMSQMDAVTSASRLIETAARFGHDSVAITDHAVVQSYPEAYAAGKKNNIKVIYGMEANLVDDGVPIAYNTKDANLEQATYIVFDVETTGLSASYDKIIELAGVKFRDGEIVDRFERFANPHQKLSQTIIDLTGITDDMLVDAPEIDEVLQDFHTWMGDDILVAHNASFDMGFLNQGFKRIDLPKAENGVIDTLELARFLFPQLKNHRLNTLCKFLDIELTQHHRAIYDTEATGYLLWRLLKEAFKQEIMNHNQLNDYMGQGNAYQRSRPYHCTIYVQNEVGLKNMYKLVSMSHVDYFYRVPRIPRSKLVQHREGLIISSGCDKGEVFEAMMQKSKEEAAEAAAFYDVIEVQPPSNYYHLIEKELVQNEAHLYDIMRNLVELGDELDKPVIATGNVHYIEEHEKQYRNILIKSQNGNPLSRQTLPDVHFRTTPEMLESFHFLPFEKAKEIVVTNTQKVSAMMEDVKPVKEDLYTPNIDGAEDEMRQMSYDRAKSIYGDTLPDIVEKRIEKELKSIIGHGFAVIYLISHKLVKKSLEDGYLVGSRGSVGSSLVATLTDITEVNPLPPHYVCPSCKFNEFFDDGSVASGYDLPEKACPSCGESLNRDGQDIPFETFLGFKGDKVPDIDLNFSGTYQPQAHNYTKVLFGEDKVYRAGTIGTVAEKTAYGYVKGYASDNQLHIRNAEVDRLVQGCTGVKRTSGQHPGGIIVVPDDQDIYDFTPIQYPADDRNSEWRTTHFDFHSIHDNLLKLDILGHDDPTVIRMLQDLSGIDPKTIPTNDPEVMKIFSGPEALGVTAEQIMCKTGTLGVPEFGTRFVRQMLEDTNPSTFAELVQISGLSHGTDVWLGNAQELINKGICTLPEVIGCRDDIMVYLMHKGLDSSLAFKIMEFVRKGKGLQDEWIEEMKKNNVPDWYIDSCLKIKYMFPKAHAAAYVLMAVRIAYFKVHHPILFYAAYFSVRASDFELDTMVKGSDAIRQRINEINQKGNDASPKEKSLVTVLELSLEMCERGFHFQKVDLYKSSATDFLVDGNSLIPPFNAIDGLGTNAALNIVKVREDGEFLSKEDLRERSRISKTVLEYMDQHGCLEGMADQNQLSLF
- the rimP gene encoding ribosome maturation factor RimP; translated protein: MAANITEVTENYLQPIVEELQLELVDVEFVKEGKNWFLRVYVDKTEGIDIEECAVVSEKLSAILDENDPVDFPYFLEVSSPGAERPLKTKQAITKNIGKNVYVKLYEPIDNEKEYEGTLKAFEDDVLTLEVMVKARKKEVALPYEKIAKARLAVTFN
- the nusA gene encoding transcription termination factor NusA; translated protein: MSSELFDAINYLEKEKGINKDVLIEALEAALISAYKKNFKSATNVRVDLNETTGSMKVFARKDVVEEVEDSQLQMTLDEARAVSGTYDIGDVVEIEVTPKDFGRIAAQAAKQVVTQRVREAERGVIFSEYADREEDVMTGIVSRNDPRFIYVDLGKIEAKLPESEQMTTEKYDIHDRLKVFVTKVENTNKGPSIFVSRTHPGLLKRLFEMEVPEIYDGTVEIRSVAREAGDRSKISVYASQPEVDPVGSCVGQRGQRVQAIVNELKGEKIDIVEWSEDPVEYVSNALSPSKVIQVLVDEEEKATTVIVPDYQLSLAIGKRGQNARLAAKLTGWKIDIKSETEARDLGILTVQDTEADDFDDFDEDTY
- the rnpM gene encoding RNase P modulator RnpM gives rise to the protein MKQKKVPLRKCVVSNEMKPKQELIRIVRNKEGEVFVDDTGKKNGRGAYVSKDALIIEKAKKQDTLARHLNTQIDDSIYEELERIAKGQQS
- a CDS encoding ribosomal L7Ae/L30e/S12e/Gadd45 family protein; the encoded protein is MSKNYLNLLGLAVRAGQCTFGEEAIVRDVQRQNAKLVIAASDIGPQTLKKLRNKTDFYNIAFLQVEEDREQLSQAVGKSGRVAIAVLDKGFADKLKSLLTESTRR
- the infB gene encoding translation initiation factor IF-2 is translated as MSKIRVYEYAKEKNVSSKDIINKLKDMNVEVSNHMSMINDAAKDKLDKSFTAKSAGSEKVAIKTGNSANTSNSANNGQNNKPKGKSGGGQNRSQQRGGNSRPGKGGQNRRGGRNNNRSQKPQQKRPAMPTPDKITFKGSLAVSELAAKLHRESTEIIKKLFLQGVMATKNQELDKDAIELICAEYDVEVVEEVDVDVTDLDNYKIEDKEDDLQERPAVVTIMGHVDHGKTTLLDSIRDTKVTEGEAGGITQHIGAYQIEENGKKITFLDTPGHAAFTSMRSRGAQVTDIAILVVAADDGVMPQTVEAINHAKAAEVPIIIAVNKIDLEGANPDRVMQELTEHGLIPEDWGGDTIFVQLSAKKREGIDDLLEMILLVTEVEELKANPNRPAEGTVIEAQLDKGRGPVATLLVQNGTMHVGDSIVVGHSYGRVRAMVNDLGRRVKTAAPSTPVEITGLNSVPNAGDQFMVFKDEKQARQVGEAKQQRQVEENRSTGARVSLDDLFNQIKQGEVKDINLIVKADVHGSVEAMAASLEKIEVEGVKVRIIHTGVGAITESDVILASASNAIIIGFNVRPDTNAKKAAESENVDIRQHRIIYKVIEEIESAMKGMLDPEFEEKVIGQAEVREIFKVSRIGTIAGSYVTEGKITRDASIRVIRDSVVIVEDEIDSLKRFKDDVREVATNYECGITLKSFHDLKEGDTFEAYVMEEIERK